Genomic DNA from Peribacillus sp. ACCC06369:
CGCGAAAATAGGTCACCTCCAAAACGATAAATTGAGTATAAGTTACAAGAAAGTCCAAAATTTCGTTCTGGGGGTACTACAAAACTTTAACTTGATGGCAATGGGGTACCTTCAGCAAAACGCGAATTTACAACGTTAAGGGGATCTGGATACAAAAATAGCCAATTTTCACCACGTTAAGGATGTAATCGGCTTTTTTTTAGTTCTCAGAATTCCACCATTGACGGTGTACTGACTGGATATGAAAACCTTTATTTGATCGCAAAATTGCGACATGAACGCAACCCGAGAAAATTTGCCGAAAGTTTGTTAGAAAATATACGCTAAATAAATTCCAACCTGAAAAGTCGATCTCCTCTATGTGAACTGCACCCCAATTGTTAGACACACCTAACAATTGGGGTGCAGTTTTTTTATAGCGAGATTTTCTTCAGAAGAAAAAATACAGGCAGTAAGACAATATATAGATGGTAATGAGGGAGGACAAACCATTGCTAAATCTATTGGTGTTAATCCGAGTTTACTCCATCAGTGGATTAAACAATTTGAACTTTTTGGTGATGATGCTTTTGAAAAACGCTATACACCCTACCCTGCACAGTTTAAACTAGATGTACTTAATTATATGAACGAACAAGGGACGTCTATCAGGAAAACAGCAGCGATTTTAATATTCCTTCTTATGAAACGCTTCGAAAATGGAAAGTTGCTTATGAAACAGATGGATTTGATGCCCTACAATCAAAGAAAAAGGGGCGTCCATCCATGAAAAATAAAAATAATAAGACATCAAATTCTCAATTACCCGATGAAGGATCAATAGAGGCTTTACAGGCGGAGAATGAACGTTTACGTATGGAGAATGCCTATTTAAAAAAGTTGAATGCCTTAGTTCAAAACAAGGAAAAATCACCAAACAAGACAAAGCACAAGTAGTCTATGAATTAAGGAATGCATTCTCGGTGAAAGCACTTATACAGCTCGCAGACATTCCGCGTAGCACGTATTACTATTGGGTGAAAAACTTCGGTCGTCCTGATGCAGATGCAGAACTGAAAGTATTGATTAAATCTGTTTTCGATGAACATGAAGGTCGGTTTGGTTACCGGCGTATTCGTGATGAACTTAGAAATCGAGGACACAAAGTAAACCACAAAAAGGTGCAACGTATCATGAAAGAACTAGGGCTAAAATGTCTTGTCGGTATGAAAAAATATCGCTCTTACAAAGGAACTGTGGGCAAGATTGCACTAAATATTTTAGATCGCAATTTCAAAGCTGAACAACCAAATGAGAAATGGGTTACGGATATTACAGAGTTTAAATTATTTGGAGAAAAGCTATATTTATCGCCGATATTGGACTTATTTAATGGAGAAATCATTACGTATACAATCGGTTCAAGACCAACCTACTCACTCATTTCAACGATGTTAGATCAAGCTTTTGAACGTTTAACAGACGACGATACTCTCCTTATTCATTCAGATCAAGGCTGGCATTATCAAATGAAACAATTCCGTGATGCCCTTAGGGAACGTGGCATTACGCAAAGTATGTCTCGCAAAGGGAATTGTTACGATAACGCTGTTATGGAAAATTTCTTTGGTATCATGAAATCGGAACTTCTTTATCTAAAAGAATTTGAAAGTGTGGAACACTTTAAACAAGAACTAGCAAAATATATAGAATACTATAATCACAAACGAATCAAGGCAAAATTAAAAGGCATGAGCCCGGTACAATACCGAACTCATGCCCAACAGGATGCCTAACGATATAACCTGTCTAACTTTAGGGGGTCAGTTCACGTTAAGGAATCGACTTTTTTACTTCTTCTTATAGAACTAAGACTTAACAATATGGATTCCCCTTTCGTAAGTGGGTTGCACCGATAGTTGCATAAAATCGAGTAGGAGGAGGCGCCTAGCCTCCGACCTCTCACACCACCGTACATACCGTTCGGTATACGGCGGTTCAGTTTAAGTCTGACGTAGTTTTGTATATCGTTCATATAGATTTACTAACCCTTGGTGGTGCCAATAAACATTATTAAGGGTTTTGTCTAGAATAGGACTATGCGCTATGCGCCAATAACCCTTTCTGCTATTTCCCCATTCATACGCTTTTCCAAATGGGGCGCCTAATCCTTTGAGTTTCCTCACTCTCGTTCTTGGCAATTTCCATTGCTTCCATAGGCACATCCTGAGTCTTCTTCGAATCCATGAATCTAAATTCTTCAAAACGTTCGGAGTATCAATGAGGGCGAAATAACCCATCCAACCTCTAAGGTATTGCTTTAACTTATTTATTCGGAGTTTCATGGGTTTCGGTAATTTTCTCGAGGTCATTTCCCTGATTCGTTTCTTTACTCTCTTCACCGTTTGTTTAGCCAGTAGAACCTTCGGGTTCTTCTTTGACTTCGTGAAACTAAAACCGAGAAACGTTCTGTTCCAAGGGCGATCATACTTCGACTTCTCGTAGTTGACCTTTAGCTTCAGTTTATTTTCAATGAAGCTTGAGATATTTCCCATTGCACGTTTGGCGGCTTTTCGTGTCTTCACAAAGATAGTACTGTCATCCGCATACCTTACGAATCGAAGATTGCGTTTCTCTAGTTCTTTATCTAAATCGTCTAACATGATATTAGATAATAAAGGACTTAACGGACCTCCTTGCGGAGTTCCCTCCTCACTTTTATGAAAAAGTCCGCCTATCATAATGCCTGCTTGAAGGAATCTACGAATCAGTTTGAGAACTCGTTTATCTTCAATTTTCCGCTCTAACATTCCCATGAGCTTGTCATGATTCACTTTATCGAAGAACTTCTCCAAGTCCATATCCACTACCCATGTATAACCTTCGGTTATATAGGACTTTGCCTTTCGAACCGCCTGGTGCCCTTGTTTGTTAGGGCGAAAACCATAGCTATTCTCCGAAAAGGTTGAGTCATATATCCTGGTTAATATTTGGGCAATGGCTTGTTGAATGAAACGGTCTAGAACGGTTGGAATACCCAATAGCCGAACTCCGCCGTTTGGTTTCGGGATTTCGATACGACGGACGGGCTGCGGTTGATAGGTACCCTGTAAAAGGGCAGTTTTCATGTTGTACCATTCAGTTGCGAGGTGCGGTCTCAGGTTTTGAACCGGCATTCCATCTACACCATGGCTTCCCTTATTTCTTTCTACACGCTTCAATGCCTGTATTAAGTTTTCCCTCTCTAGTATCTGTTCCATTAACATCGTTGATATCCTTTCTACGTGGATAAATGGTCTATTTGTGCCTTTATCTGCTCCACCCTTTTGAAGTTCCCCGTGTATTCACCACTTCTTCCTTCAAATAAGTTCCGTTAGGAATTGTTTGCTTCTTCGCAGATAACGAACGCCTAGTATTCATCCTCCTTAATCTGTTCGGTCCTTCCTTATCTTCTCGAGTAGACAAGTACTATGACCTCTGCTGACTTCTGATGATTCAGCTGTCCATCACTGGACAGGTTACCAAGTGTACTTGGCTGTCATCAGACCTCCCCGGGTAAGAGTGCAATCTTTCCCTCCATCTATCTGCTTCATTTACTCTGTACCACCTTCGGCAGTAAGGACTTTGTTTTGTTTCGCAAACTCATCCAATGATACCTAGCCTTATATGAAGTTCGTGTTCCTCAGACCGGAGGTTTGCCGCTTGCTTCCTTCAGATTCCACGTCACCATGGACACCCTTGCATTAAGCTAACCATTACTACTGCCTTCATGGCTCGGGACTCACACCCTATAGATTGCACCCATGCCGGGCGCACGAAAAAGCTGCCTTAAAGATAGCTCCGATCTTCAGCTAACGCACTCGTTAGTTCACAAGGAACCCTTCTTATTAGGTTCACTATTGCAGATTTATTTTATCTTTTGTTGAACTTCACTCCCGTATTTCTCTCCTACTAAACAGCTAATTGAATCCATCTCATTTTCCTCACGGCTAGTTGCTTCTTTAGTTCCACTTCCATTTTCCGAAGCTTGCAGAAAATTTCGGTCATCATACCGAGGGACGAATAAAACCTCTCCTTAGAAAAAAGCAACTTCCTCGCACCACGTCTCCATTTATCATAATTCCTACACCTGGACCTTTTTGACCGGAATACATATATATGAGATTGATTGGCCTTATAAATAATGATCACAGTAAGGTAGTTTAAAACTTGTTACAGATTTCCATTCTCGCCCCTCTTTGTTGCTGCCCGTTGAGTAGATATAAAATTTAATACATGTCGTTTTCCAGGTGCTGCCTGAATAGCTCCTTTTACGGAAGCAGTGAGTGCTCCACTTGCATTTGCAAAAGTAAGTAATCGTTGATGATTTTCACTCACTCTTTCACATAGATTTTCATTAGATATTTCAAGTGACACTAGTTCGGATAAGAAACCTCCGATAAATGCATCACCTGCCCCAGTTGTATCCGAAACAATTACTTTAAATCCTTTGTCTTCATATTCCTCTCCATTTTTCAAATAAATATTTGCGCCATCGCTTCCTTTTGTATATACGACTACTTTCACGTTACCGACAAAAAGGGATTTAATCGCTTCTTTTTCCTTATTAATATTTGTTATAAAATATAATTCTTCATCGGATACTTTTACAATATCAGCTAGAGGCAAGAAGTTTAGTATGGTACGCCGACAGCTTTCTTCATCAGGCCATAAAGGAAGCCTGACATTAGGGTCAAAACTTACTATTCCACCCATTTTATTAAATCTGTCTATCACTTTTATATGAGTTTGTTTCATTGGACTTTCAACTAAATCCACTGAGCAAAAGTGCAGAAGATCTCCTTGATTAAACCACTCTGACTTCACCTCATCTGGTGAAAGTAATAAATCAGCTGTATTCTTTCGATAAAAATTAAAACTTCTTTCTCCAAAATTATCTACAGATACAAAGGCTAATCCAGTTTCCCCTTCATCGCTTCGAATAATATAGGAAGTGTCTACATTATTTCCTCGAAGCACATCCATTAAATAATCACCAAAATTATCATTAGCTATCTTGGTTAGCATGACGGAATTCCCACCATATTTTGCAATTGCAATCGCAACGTTCATAGGAGCTCCACCGGCAACACGTTCGAAACTAGTAACCTCTTTTAAAGATCTTTCTTTTTGAATAGGAATAAAATCAATTAATGTCTCACCAATACAAAAAACCTTTTTCAATGTATTCACCCCTAAACAAGGAACAAGTGTCTAGACACTTGTTCCTTGTTCCTTGTTATTTTATTTCCAGATGTCTTTTAGGTTCCAATAGGTTATTTCCTTGACTTGTACATCACCCTTCTCAGTAAATAACTCAATTCCTAGTCTATCTTCATTCGGATAGATACGACTTGTCATGGTCGTTTGTCCATCATTCGCAAAGATTTCAATGGAGGATCGATCAATAAATACACGTAGGGAAAGCTCTTTATTTGTCTCAAGTATTGTGTTTCTAACACCATCTTCCACTTTTCCTGACTTGGAGCAATCAAGTGTTAGCTGTTGTTTATCTAAGTGATACGTTAATACTGTTTCTTCGTGGTGAACTCCACGAATTTTTAGACCTACAGATTGAGCACTACAATTAGTTAAGTCAAACACAGCTTTCACTTCAAGTAAATCCTCTTTCGTTTCTATCAAATAGCTTTCAGAAATGGATTGATTTGTACACTCATTGTGTTCAGAATCTCGTAATAAGACTAATTCCCCAACAGGATTCATTAAAATCTTGTTATGATCCCCTAGTGTTATTTCGCGTGGTAATGTTAAGGCTCCACACCATCCATCTGCTTTAGTTGGCATGTTTGACTCCCACATATCCATCCAACCAATCGCAATTCGACGACCTTTATCATCTAATAGTGTTTGAACTGCATAAAAGTCATGTCCATTATCTAATTCAGTAAATGACCCATGAACAAACTCGTTTGTTTCGTAATTATAATCTCCAACCAAATAACCTGTTTGGAATAGATTATTATATAAATCTCCATTTGATTTAATACCTTGAGGAGAGATCATTAGAATATATTTTCCATCTAATTCAAAGAAGTCCGGACACTCCCACATATATCCAAGCGAGCCATCACTTTGTGCAAGAACACCAATGTATTCCCACTTCAATAGATCAGAAGAACGGTATAAAATAACTCTTCCGACATTCTCCTTCGTCGAATTTCCTAAAACCATGTACCAGGCATCATTGTGCTTCCACACCTTTGGATCACGGAAGTGATGTGCACTATCTACTGGTGGTTTAGCAATAACCGGATTTTCTCCAACTTTCTCAAATGTTATGCCATCCGTACTGACCGCAATATTTTGATTTTGATAGAAGAGATCTTTTTCCTTGTCTGTATAGTGATGTCCTGTATAGATTAGGGTTAGTTCACCATTATTATCAACGGCGCTTCCTGAGAAACATCCATCTGTATCACAAGCATCCCCAGGAGCTAAAGCAACAGGCAAATGCTCCCAATGAATGAGATCTTTACTTTTTATATGGCCCCAATGCATTGGCCCCCAATTTGCATCATATGGATGGCATTGATAAAATGCATGATATTCCCCTTTATACTGTGTGAAACCGTTCGGGTCATTAATCCAGTTAGCTGGAGCCATGATATGGTAACCTAATCGATAACGATTATTTATTTTTGTCTTTGCATTCTTCAGTGCCTCTTCAGCCTGTTTAATTCTATTAATTGTTAACATCCTAACATCCTCCTATATTATCTTTCGTAACCTTTCCACATTGCCATTTAAGCCCTTTCTTTTTTTAGAACCTTTTAAAGTAAAGATTGAAATAATGGTAAAACAAAAAACCATGATTCCCATGATGAGATAGGTGTTACGAAATCCTACACTGTCATATAATCCACCTGCAAGTGGTGAAAGAATAGATGCACCTACCTGAGATGCAAATTGGAAACCAACTAGATAAAGCACAGAAGATAGGCGGGTATCGAAATTCGCTGCTAAATATTTAAAAATAGCAATTAGCATTATAGGCAATTCTAGAGCATGAATTAATTTCATCGAAGAAATTCCGATTGGCCCAACAACAATTCCAGAACCGATGATTCGGAAGGCCATTAAAAATCCTGCTAGAATTAAACTATTCTTTACACCAAACTTATTTACGATAAACGGAGCAAGAAACATCATTCCAGCCTCTAAAAATACTTGGAACGAGTTTAGATATCCGAATACTTGATTGCCTAACGATTCAGTCGGAAATAAAGAGGCGTAATAAAGAGGGAATTGCTGATCATAAACACTGTATACGCATGTCACCCCAATTATGTACATCATGAAAAACCAGAAATCTTTTAATAAAAAAAGTTGTCCAACGTCTTTTAATTTAATAGAATCAGCTTTATTCATCTCTTGATCCGTCATTTCTATTTTCACAGACATAATAATGGCCACTAATATGATTGCTGAAACAGATGCAACCCAGAAATTGATATTTGGATTAATATTAAACAGCTGTCCTGCAAAAAATGTAGCTGCCGCCCACCCTAAAGAGCCCCACATTCTCGATTTTCCATACTCGAAATCATATTTACGGCTAATCTTCTCAATATATGATTCAATCGCTCCAATACCAGCTAGAAAAGCAACTGCTAAATAGATTCCTCCAACAACCGCGCCCCAAAAGACATTGTATTTTAATAATGGTCCATAGATGAAGATATAAAATGGTCCTACAAATACGAGAAGCAAACTAATGAAAGATAATATTTTTTTCTTTAAACCTATTTTGTCAGATATATAACCATATAGTGGCTGCATACATAAGGCGAAGATAGCGTTTACAGAAAAGATAATACCTGTAGCTGACCCACTTAAATTTATTTCTTGTCCTAACCAAATGGAAAATAAAGAGTAACTAGAAGACCAAGTAAAAAAGAAAAAGAAAAAATACGCACTTAACATCCAATACAGCTTTTTTGAAA
This window encodes:
- a CDS encoding MFS transporter, yielding MKVSKKLYWMLSAYFFFFFFTWSSSYSLFSIWLGQEINLSGSATGIIFSVNAIFALCMQPLYGYISDKIGLKKKILSFISLLLVFVGPFYIFIYGPLLKYNVFWGAVVGGIYLAVAFLAGIGAIESYIEKISRKYDFEYGKSRMWGSLGWAAATFFAGQLFNINPNINFWVASVSAIILVAIIMSVKIEMTDQEMNKADSIKLKDVGQLFLLKDFWFFMMYIIGVTCVYSVYDQQFPLYYASLFPTESLGNQVFGYLNSFQVFLEAGMMFLAPFIVNKFGVKNSLILAGFLMAFRIIGSGIVVGPIGISSMKLIHALELPIMLIAIFKYLAANFDTRLSSVLYLVGFQFASQVGASILSPLAGGLYDSVGFRNTYLIMGIMVFCFTIISIFTLKGSKKRKGLNGNVERLRKII
- a CDS encoding glycoside hydrolase family 32 protein translates to MNRIKQAEEALKNAKTKINNRYRLGYHIMAPANWINDPNGFTQYKGEYHAFYQCHPYDANWGPMHWGHIKSKDLIHWEHLPVALAPGDACDTDGCFSGSAVDNNGELTLIYTGHHYTDKEKDLFYQNQNIAVSTDGITFEKVGENPVIAKPPVDSAHHFRDPKVWKHNDAWYMVLGNSTKENVGRVILYRSSDLLKWEYIGVLAQSDGSLGYMWECPDFFELDGKYILMISPQGIKSNGDLYNNLFQTGYLVGDYNYETNEFVHGSFTELDNGHDFYAVQTLLDDKGRRIAIGWMDMWESNMPTKADGWCGALTLPREITLGDHNKILMNPVGELVLLRDSEHNECTNQSISESYLIETKEDLLEVKAVFDLTNCSAQSVGLKIRGVHHEETVLTYHLDKQQLTLDCSKSGKVEDGVRNTILETNKELSLRVFIDRSSIEIFANDGQTTMTSRIYPNEDRLGIELFTEKGDVQVKEITYWNLKDIWK
- a CDS encoding carbohydrate kinase, with amino-acid sequence MKKVFCIGETLIDFIPIQKERSLKEVTSFERVAGGAPMNVAIAIAKYGGNSVMLTKIANDNFGDYLMDVLRGNNVDTSYIIRSDEGETGLAFVSVDNFGERSFNFYRKNTADLLLSPDEVKSEWFNQGDLLHFCSVDLVESPMKQTHIKVIDRFNKMGGIVSFDPNVRLPLWPDEESCRRTILNFLPLADIVKVSDEELYFITNINKEKEAIKSLFVGNVKVVVYTKGSDGANIYLKNGEEYEDKGFKVIVSDTTGAGDAFIGGFLSELVSLEISNENLCERVSENHQRLLTFANASGALTASVKGAIQAAPGKRHVLNFISTQRAATKRGENGNL
- the ltrA gene encoding group II intron reverse transcriptase/maturase, which encodes MLMEQILERENLIQALKRVERNKGSHGVDGMPVQNLRPHLATEWYNMKTALLQGTYQPQPVRRIEIPKPNGGVRLLGIPTVLDRFIQQAIAQILTRIYDSTFSENSYGFRPNKQGHQAVRKAKSYITEGYTWVVDMDLEKFFDKVNHDKLMGMLERKIEDKRVLKLIRRFLQAGIMIGGLFHKSEEGTPQGGPLSPLLSNIMLDDLDKELEKRNLRFVRYADDSTIFVKTRKAAKRAMGNISSFIENKLKLKVNYEKSKYDRPWNRTFLGFSFTKSKKNPKVLLAKQTVKRVKKRIREMTSRKLPKPMKLRINKLKQYLRGWMGYFALIDTPNVLKNLDSWIRRRLRMCLWKQWKLPRTRVRKLKGLGAPFGKAYEWGNSRKGYWRIAHSPILDKTLNNVYWHHQGLVNLYERYTKLRQT